Proteins from a single region of Palaemon carinicauda isolate YSFRI2023 chromosome 32, ASM3689809v2, whole genome shotgun sequence:
- the LOC137625511 gene encoding glutamine-rich protein 2-like, with amino-acid sequence MSEGVRLRTVSSSGVKLSFRSSGVVSESLRSVHRTVIDVEVGLHVWGAGLYVRELLLIDNDVKELLLIGLDVEGLLLIGLDVRGLLLIGLDVEGLSLIGFDVKGLFSRGLDVRGLLLMDLDVRGLVLMDLDVRGLFSRALDVRGLLLMNLDVKGLVLMDLDVRVLLLMGLDVKGLLLMGLDAKGLLLCDLDVKGLVLLDLNVRRLLLMGLDVKGLLLMGLDAKGLLLCDLDVKGLVLLDLNVRRLLLMGLDVKGLLLMGLDAKGLLLCDLDVKGLVLLDLNVRRLLLMGLDVKGLLLMGLGAKGLLLCDLDVKGLVLLDLNVRRLLLMGLDVRGLLLIGLDIKGLLLMGLDVKGLLLMDLNVKVFWIEFPMKVRDEEEEEEEEGEEEEEEEEEEEEMAVEDDRVFCG; translated from the exons GTTGGCCTTCATGTCTGGGGGGCTGGACTTTATGTCAGAGAGCTGTTATTGATAGATAATGATGTCAAAGAACTGTTGTTGATAGGTCTTGATGTCGAAGGGCTGTTGTTGATAGGTCTTGATGTCAGAGGGCTCTTGTTGATAGGTCTTGATGTCGAAGGGCTGTCGTTGATAGGTTTTGATGTCAAAGGGTTGTTTTCGAGAGGTCTTGATGTCAgagggttgttgttgatggatcttgatgtcAGAGGGCTggtgttgatggatcttgatgtcAGAGGGTTGTTTTCGAGAGCTCTTGATGTCAGAGGGTTGTTGCTGATGAATCTTGATGTCAAAGGGCTggtgttgatggatcttgatgtcagagtgttgttgttgatgggccttGATGTCAAAGGGCTATTGTTGATGGGTCTTGATGCCAAAGGGTTGTTGTTGTGTGATCTTGATGTCAAAGGGCTGGTGTTGCTGGATCTTAATGTCAgaaggttgttgttgatgggccttGATGTCAAAGGGCTATTGTTGATGGGTCTTGATGCCAAAGGGTTGTTGTTGTGTGATCTTGATGTCAAAGGGCTGGTGTTGCTGGATCTTAATGTCAgaaggttgttgttgatgggtctTGATGTCAAAGGGCTATTGTTGATGGGTCTTGATGCCAAAGGGTTGTTGTTGTGTGATCTTGATGTCAAAGGGCTGGTGTTGCTGGATCTTAATGTCAgaaggttgttgttgatgggccttGATGTCAAAGGGCTATTGTTGATGGGTCTTGGTGCCAAAGGGTTGTTGTTGTGTGATCTTGATGTCAAAGGGCTGGTGTTGCTGGATCTTAATGTCAgaaggttgttgttgatgggtctTGATGTCAGAGGGTTGTTGTTGATAGGTCTTGATATCAAAGGGCTATTGTTGATGGGTCTTGATGTCAAAGGGCTGTTGTTGATGGATCTTAATGTCAAAG TGTTCTGGATTGAGTTTCCTATGAAAGTaagggacgaagaagaagaagaagaagaagaaggagaagaagaagaagaagaagaagaagaagaagaagaaatggctgTAGAAGATGATCGAGTATTTTGTGGTTGA